Proteins encoded together in one candidate division KSB1 bacterium window:
- a CDS encoding HD domain-containing protein: MPPVTLDTTPSLARVRELPTGEKIIGFYLLTKLEVKPKKSGGNYLELRLQDSSGTLDAKKWEEFEEFAAVAKPGDVLKIEAVVDRYREIPGLVISRLRHATGDEAPDGSVFLPHSTLSETQAQQELFRHIESITRPDLRALLEAIFGDAGFLAAFLRAPGGKLWHHATIGGLAEHTISMCYLADALSTLYSDLNRDLLIAGAMLHDLGKAFELKTEIAIDYTVEGRLLGHITQGVLHVDRAISAIPEFPDELRRQLLHLILSHQGDGTMGSPVKPMTLEALVLHYCDELDSRINAFQGVRSHTPEGREFSDYVKLMERFFYFRSADEPKPDPDEQSPV, encoded by the coding sequence ATGCCTCCCGTTACCCTCGACACCACACCGTCACTTGCCCGCGTTCGTGAGCTGCCCACCGGTGAGAAGATCATCGGTTTTTATTTGCTCACGAAGCTCGAAGTAAAGCCAAAGAAATCCGGCGGCAACTATCTGGAACTCCGCTTGCAGGATTCGTCGGGGACGCTCGATGCGAAGAAGTGGGAGGAATTCGAGGAATTCGCGGCGGTCGCGAAGCCCGGCGATGTATTGAAAATCGAGGCGGTCGTGGATCGCTATCGCGAGATTCCGGGGTTGGTCATTTCCCGCCTGCGCCACGCGACCGGGGACGAGGCGCCGGATGGCAGTGTGTTCCTTCCCCACTCGACTCTCTCCGAAACACAGGCGCAGCAGGAGTTGTTCCGTCACATCGAGTCGATCACACGACCGGACCTGCGCGCATTGCTGGAGGCGATCTTCGGCGACGCCGGATTCCTCGCGGCGTTCTTGCGCGCGCCGGGCGGCAAACTCTGGCATCACGCGACGATCGGCGGACTGGCGGAACACACGATCTCCATGTGCTATCTTGCGGACGCGCTGAGCACACTGTACTCCGACCTGAACCGCGACCTGCTGATCGCGGGGGCGATGTTGCATGATCTCGGCAAGGCCTTTGAACTCAAGACGGAAATTGCGATTGACTACACGGTCGAAGGGCGATTACTGGGTCACATCACGCAGGGCGTGCTGCACGTGGATCGGGCCATCTCCGCGATTCCCGAATTCCCCGATGAACTTCGCCGCCAGCTCTTACACTTGATCCTCTCCCATCAAGGCGACGGCACGATGGGCTCGCCGGTCAAGCCGATGACGTTGGAGGCGCTCGTCCTCCACTACTGCGACGAGCTCGACAGCCGGATTAACGCGTTCCAGGGGGTGCGCTCGCACACACCCGAGGGCCGCGAGTTCAGCGATTATGTCAAGTTGATGGAGCGATTCTTCTACTTCCGCTCCGCGGACGAACCCAAACCGGATCCCGATGAGCAATCCCCTGTCTGA
- the eno gene encoding phosphopyruvate hydratase, whose product MTEITDVFAREVLDSRGNPTVEVEVVLSGGAMGRATVPSGASTGEHEALELRDNDKNRYLGKGVLDAVQNVNTQIADKLVGRDAIYQQDVDAMLLELDGTETKSKLGANAILGVSLAVARAASDACGLPLYQYLGGVGAKMLPVPFMNVVNGGAHADNPLDFQEFMIVPRGFSSFSDGLRAGVETFHHLKKVLKAAGHSTNVGDEGGFAPNLKSHAEAIEYILRAITDAGYEPGEEIAIALDCAASEFFDEKTGKYDLACEGTKLDAEELTAYYADLCKRFPIISIEDGLSESDWDGWKHLTKQLSKKVQLVGDDIFVTNVKLLSQGIEKGVANSILVKVNQIGTLSETLDAVDLARRAGYTQIISHRSGESEDTTIADLAVATGCGMIKTGSASRTDRVAKYNQLMRIEEELGDTAVYFGAVWK is encoded by the coding sequence ATGACGGAAATCACTGACGTCTTTGCCCGCGAGGTACTGGACTCCCGGGGCAATCCCACCGTGGAAGTAGAAGTAGTGCTCTCGGGCGGTGCCATGGGTCGGGCCACGGTTCCCTCGGGAGCCTCGACCGGCGAACATGAAGCCCTCGAACTGCGGGACAATGACAAGAACCGCTACCTGGGCAAGGGTGTGTTGGATGCCGTGCAGAATGTGAATACGCAGATCGCGGACAAGCTGGTGGGTCGTGACGCGATCTACCAGCAGGACGTGGATGCGATGTTGCTTGAGCTTGACGGCACGGAGACCAAGTCCAAACTGGGCGCGAATGCGATCCTCGGGGTGAGCCTGGCCGTTGCGCGGGCCGCGTCCGATGCCTGTGGGCTTCCGCTATATCAATATTTGGGCGGAGTGGGGGCCAAGATGTTGCCGGTACCGTTCATGAATGTTGTGAACGGCGGCGCGCATGCGGACAATCCGTTGGACTTTCAGGAGTTCATGATCGTTCCGCGCGGTTTCAGCAGTTTTTCCGACGGTCTGCGCGCAGGCGTCGAGACGTTTCATCATTTGAAGAAGGTGTTGAAGGCCGCGGGTCATTCCACAAACGTCGGTGACGAAGGCGGGTTTGCTCCCAATCTGAAATCGCACGCCGAGGCGATTGAGTATATCCTCAGAGCCATCACCGATGCGGGATATGAACCGGGGGAGGAGATTGCCATCGCTCTCGATTGTGCGGCTTCCGAGTTTTTTGACGAGAAGACTGGAAAGTACGATCTTGCTTGCGAAGGCACGAAGCTCGACGCCGAGGAATTGACTGCATATTACGCCGATCTGTGCAAGCGGTTTCCGATCATTTCGATCGAGGATGGACTCTCCGAATCGGACTGGGACGGCTGGAAGCACTTGACGAAGCAATTGAGCAAGAAGGTGCAACTGGTCGGGGACGACATTTTTGTTACCAACGTCAAGCTGTTGTCGCAGGGTATCGAGAAGGGCGTAGCCAATTCGATTCTGGTGAAGGTGAATCAGATCGGGACGCTATCCGAAACGCTCGACGCCGTCGATCTGGCGCGGCGCGCCGGCTACACGCAGATTATTTCGCATCGTTCGGGCGAATCCGAAGACACGACAATCGCCGACCTCGCCGTGGCGACCGGCTGCGGCATGATCAAGACCGGTAGTGCTTCGCGCACGGACCGCGTTGCCAAGTATAATCAGCTGATGCGGATTGAAGAGGAGCTGGGCGATACCGCGGTTTATTTTGGAGCCGTTTGGAAATGA
- a CDS encoding septum formation initiator family protein, which yields MRPRGGPRNYRRFLKPGPIVVASGLIAFAAWFVYGRDGLWERHKLAVRYELQAAQIAGLQQEKVELERYLSDLTAKEPAAMEQAARNYHMVAPGELIYEVKVQEPQPPQ from the coding sequence ATGCGTCCCCGAGGCGGACCGCGCAACTATCGGCGCTTTTTGAAGCCGGGGCCGATCGTCGTCGCCTCCGGCTTGATTGCATTTGCCGCGTGGTTTGTGTACGGCCGTGACGGACTATGGGAGCGTCACAAGCTCGCCGTGAGATACGAGCTTCAGGCGGCGCAGATCGCCGGTCTGCAACAGGAGAAGGTGGAGCTCGAACGCTATCTTTCTGACCTGACCGCGAAGGAACCGGCGGCGATGGAACAGGCCGCTCGTAATTATCATATGGTCGCGCCTGGCGAGCTGATTTACGAAGTCAAAGTGCAGGAACCGCAGCCTCCGCAATAG
- the argF gene encoding ornithine carbamoyltransferase, which produces MTKPREHRDFLSIHDLSREEVIETLALAKELKQLERDHAYSHALQGQTWGLIFHKPSLRTRISFEVGINQLGGSPIYITDAEIQLGKRETISDAAQVLSRYLGGIVIRTFSHDDVEKLAHFADIPIINGLTDHSHPCQIMADILTVYEHLGRYEDLKIVYLGDGNNITNSWLELACLLGFEFVVATSTDTLPDMELFQRARSAGRSRVTLSHDPLEAVRGAHVLYTDVWASMGQKEQAESKAKALHAFQINQQLVERSDKHCIVLHCLPAERGREITDEVMDGPHSRVFDQAENRLHAQKAIMVKLND; this is translated from the coding sequence ATGACGAAACCCCGAGAGCATCGCGACTTCCTTTCAATTCACGATCTCAGCCGTGAGGAAGTGATTGAAACCCTTGCGCTTGCAAAGGAGTTAAAGCAATTAGAACGCGACCACGCGTACAGCCATGCGCTGCAAGGGCAGACGTGGGGTCTGATCTTTCACAAGCCCAGCCTCCGGACGCGGATCTCGTTTGAAGTCGGCATCAACCAGCTTGGCGGCTCCCCGATCTACATCACGGATGCCGAGATTCAGTTGGGTAAGCGCGAAACGATTTCGGACGCGGCACAGGTTTTGTCCCGTTATCTGGGCGGAATCGTGATTCGGACCTTCAGCCATGACGATGTTGAAAAGCTCGCACATTTCGCGGACATCCCGATCATCAACGGCCTCACGGATCACTCGCATCCGTGCCAGATCATGGCGGACATATTGACGGTTTACGAGCACCTCGGGCGCTACGAGGATTTGAAGATCGTTTACCTTGGGGACGGCAACAATATCACGAACTCGTGGTTGGAGCTGGCCTGCCTGTTGGGCTTTGAATTCGTGGTGGCGACCTCGACGGATACGTTGCCGGACATGGAGCTCTTCCAGCGCGCCCGCTCGGCGGGTCGTTCGCGGGTCACGCTCAGCCACGATCCGCTGGAGGCGGTGCGGGGTGCGCACGTGTTGTACACGGACGTGTGGGCATCGATGGGGCAGAAAGAACAGGCCGAGTCCAAGGCGAAAGCGTTGCACGCATTTCAGATCAATCAGCAGTTGGTGGAGCGGTCGGACAAGCACTGCATCGTGCTGCACTGTTTACCGGCGGAGCGGGGCCGTGAGATCACGGACGAGGTGATGGACGGTCCGCATAGCCGGGTCTTTGATCAGGCCGAGAATCGCCTGCATGCGCAGAAGGCGATCATGGTGAAACTGAACGACTAA
- a CDS encoding outer membrane protein transport protein: MKYFILALLACASIAVAQDQIPERLLLTTGQYLGPGARAMGLGGTYTGIADDYSAIWWNPAGLAQVKRIELQGSLSRTSFKNETDYFGSSLDGSTSSLRLNDMGVVFPVPVYQGAMSFGIGYSQVLAFDRRTRVESPVDSNADWDDFDELESGRLGLWSFAGAVDVSPNLALGLGLNYWSGGDEYTLTGHYTDADSRIYSEQSITTDLSGIGANVGGLFRIGRTGRVGAMFHSPISMSLKEDWIIEGASGYDNYRMSYPAVFRLGGSISPGRWLVAADLEYRDWTSLSFRSDTPYRDVSKAEANQQIKDQYKSTTRLSFGGEYLFPAYGLRGRAGLSFAPTNYRASGGDDDKTILTLGLGILVDRSVMLDATYHFSSYTEQVTTGLTEDIRSNAALFTLSYRL; encoded by the coding sequence ATGAAGTATTTCATCCTTGCACTGCTGGCCTGCGCTTCGATAGCGGTCGCGCAGGATCAGATTCCGGAGCGCTTGCTGCTCACGACGGGCCAATACCTCGGCCCCGGCGCGCGCGCCATGGGCTTGGGCGGAACATACACAGGCATCGCGGATGATTATTCCGCGATCTGGTGGAATCCGGCGGGTCTGGCGCAGGTAAAGCGGATCGAGCTCCAAGGCTCGCTGTCCCGCACATCGTTCAAGAACGAGACGGATTACTTTGGCTCATCTCTCGACGGCTCGACGAGTTCACTCCGCCTGAATGACATGGGCGTGGTGTTTCCGGTTCCGGTTTACCAGGGCGCGATGAGCTTCGGGATCGGCTATTCGCAGGTGCTGGCCTTCGATCGGCGCACGCGGGTGGAATCGCCTGTTGACAGCAATGCCGACTGGGACGATTTCGACGAACTTGAGAGTGGGCGGCTCGGGCTCTGGAGTTTCGCGGGAGCGGTCGATGTATCGCCGAATCTCGCGCTCGGTCTTGGATTGAACTACTGGTCCGGCGGCGATGAATACACGCTCACCGGACATTACACGGACGCGGATTCGCGGATTTACAGCGAGCAGTCGATCACCACCGATCTTTCCGGCATCGGTGCCAACGTCGGTGGTCTGTTCCGGATCGGGCGGACCGGGCGTGTCGGCGCGATGTTCCATTCACCGATTTCAATGTCGCTGAAGGAAGACTGGATCATCGAGGGTGCCAGCGGCTACGATAATTATCGCATGTCGTATCCGGCGGTGTTCCGCCTGGGCGGTTCGATCTCTCCCGGACGGTGGCTGGTGGCGGCGGATTTGGAGTATCGCGATTGGACCTCGCTCTCGTTTCGGAGCGACACGCCGTATCGGGATGTCAGCAAGGCCGAGGCCAATCAGCAGATCAAGGATCAGTATAAGTCCACGACGCGGTTGTCGTTCGGCGGCGAATACTTATTTCCGGCTTACGGCCTGCGCGGCCGCGCCGGACTGAGTTTCGCACCGACCAATTATCGCGCGTCCGGCGGGGATGATGACAAGACGATTCTCACGTTGGGTCTTGGTATTCTGGTGGATCGCAGCGTGATGCTCGATGCGACCTATCACTTCTCCAGCTATACCGAACAGGTCACGACGGGCCTGACCGAAGACATCAGGTCCAACGCCGCGTTGTTCACGCTCAGTTACCGGCTGTAG
- a CDS encoding T9SS type A sorting domain-containing protein, giving the protein MMKNRTPVWGSALLGLLTVLLTSLTTQAQPCPDPRRWADSLGAPIRQGHHIEWQRALGRRSTGEIVVTWSDTRTGDRDLYGQMINPDGSQRWVTTGIPLARYPQYRQEDCDVTPVTDGGWIMAWIEFREDSTGDIWAQKINDLGQPVWPANNFTGVRVDVFSTPVNELTVRIAPDLAGGAIIAWEDTRRGDPAEIYAQHVDANGNTWSQVLAVTDTLGEQIGITADSDGQGNMIVAWNDKRLASDQNIYAAKITPQRTLPWGSGVNGICVCCAPGSQDGVKICPDGNGGAYLVWRDQRGGAQRDLYAQRVNGSGTALWQADGVVVCDAIEDQNSPRISISMNGGAPDGAFIVWEDVRVNGYIEETYAQKLSPPNGASLWQANGLKICGNAESGGVGQTRQGGRQTTDLAGGAIIAWEDTRSDGNWLKCDLYAARVNATGNFVWGGDCGIPIAVAANQQVAPVLRVDEGNGVFIFWDDYRSGSQSIRYQNLDITNGQFTIPDHPDGLIVIYGLDGDANAPLSLPMTMGRVGVVWQDNRVVGGGTRLYYQIVDTTGHIEREMNGEPLVQDPGESPNQLGHQICPDGDAGFFVTFEDLRSGVKRIRQKRVGSDGVPRCSLEGNLVALAPGMNDQDHAYCASDGAGGSYVVWSGSDAAFLIDVYMMRMNDNCEPLWQAPVRLSTADADDIVEGVVTSSGGCCIVVWTSGGFGQLNVSAARVCQDGSVSWNREICSANGSQYEPTLFADEEGGAYFAWSDARTFDMGKDIYAQHVNAAGADSWTANGIVVATIVNDQKEPTIDIDSQRNLFVVWEDYRTGDVLNLDLYGQKITPAGQRLWPTDGKRIAVIRGDQTEAQLETEWNDGLYVFWTDYRGLYQDVYATHLDHDGNLTTDYWQADSGRVICDFYQGQLSPTTSDDGHGGILAFWQDLRASGKEPLINIWGQWVNDCTVGVTEVRGQPVPAVYTLEQNYPNPFNPTTSIRFSVPQTERVELTVFNLQGQQVSTLVDEVMTAGVYDVQFGSSRLASGIYFYRLHTPTFESVKKMTLLK; this is encoded by the coding sequence ATGATGAAGAATCGTACGCCGGTTTGGGGGAGCGCATTGCTGGGGCTGCTCACCGTACTGCTCACCAGTCTGACCACGCAGGCTCAGCCATGCCCTGACCCCCGGCGCTGGGCGGACAGTCTGGGAGCGCCGATCCGTCAGGGCCACCACATCGAATGGCAGCGCGCGCTGGGCCGTCGGTCCACCGGAGAGATCGTGGTAACCTGGAGCGACACTCGAACGGGTGACCGTGACCTCTACGGACAGATGATCAACCCGGACGGCTCGCAGCGATGGGTGACGACCGGCATTCCGCTGGCGCGTTATCCGCAGTATCGCCAAGAGGATTGCGATGTGACGCCGGTGACTGACGGCGGCTGGATTATGGCCTGGATTGAGTTCCGCGAGGACAGTACGGGCGACATTTGGGCCCAGAAGATCAACGATCTGGGACAGCCGGTCTGGCCGGCCAACAATTTTACGGGCGTTCGTGTGGACGTATTTTCGACGCCGGTGAATGAGCTGACGGTCCGCATCGCACCCGATTTGGCGGGCGGCGCGATAATCGCATGGGAGGACACGCGGCGCGGCGATCCGGCTGAGATTTACGCACAGCATGTTGACGCCAACGGGAATACCTGGTCGCAGGTCTTGGCGGTGACCGATACCCTGGGCGAGCAAATCGGCATCACGGCCGATAGTGACGGACAGGGCAACATGATCGTGGCCTGGAATGACAAGCGGCTTGCCAGTGACCAGAATATTTACGCGGCGAAGATTACTCCGCAGCGGACGCTGCCGTGGGGATCGGGCGTGAATGGCATCTGTGTCTGCTGCGCGCCGGGTTCGCAGGACGGCGTGAAGATTTGTCCGGACGGTAACGGCGGCGCCTATCTGGTGTGGCGCGATCAACGTGGTGGCGCGCAGCGCGACCTGTACGCGCAGCGGGTCAACGGTTCGGGGACTGCGCTGTGGCAGGCGGATGGCGTGGTCGTTTGCGATGCCATCGAAGACCAGAATTCTCCGCGCATTTCGATCAGCATGAACGGTGGCGCGCCGGACGGAGCGTTTATTGTCTGGGAAGATGTGCGCGTGAACGGGTATATCGAAGAGACCTACGCTCAGAAGCTTTCGCCGCCGAACGGCGCGTCGCTGTGGCAAGCCAACGGTCTCAAGATTTGCGGCAATGCCGAGTCCGGCGGAGTCGGGCAGACCCGCCAGGGCGGGCGGCAGACAACGGATCTGGCGGGCGGGGCGATTATCGCGTGGGAAGACACGCGATCGGACGGCAACTGGCTGAAGTGCGACCTCTATGCGGCGCGCGTGAATGCGACGGGCAACTTTGTTTGGGGCGGGGATTGCGGCATCCCGATCGCGGTGGCGGCGAACCAGCAGGTCGCGCCCGTCTTGCGCGTTGATGAGGGCAACGGCGTCTTCATCTTCTGGGATGATTATCGCTCCGGATCGCAGTCAATCCGTTATCAGAATCTCGACATCACCAACGGTCAGTTCACGATCCCGGATCATCCGGACGGACTGATTGTCATCTACGGACTCGACGGCGACGCGAATGCTCCGCTTTCCTTGCCCATGACCATGGGTCGTGTGGGGGTCGTTTGGCAGGACAACCGCGTGGTGGGCGGGGGAACGCGTTTGTACTATCAGATCGTGGACACGACCGGGCACATTGAACGCGAGATGAACGGCGAGCCGTTGGTTCAGGATCCGGGTGAAAGTCCGAATCAACTGGGCCATCAAATTTGCCCGGATGGGGATGCGGGCTTCTTTGTGACCTTCGAGGATTTGCGGTCCGGCGTCAAGCGGATCCGCCAGAAGCGTGTGGGAAGCGACGGGGTTCCGCGCTGCAGCCTGGAGGGCAACTTGGTCGCGTTGGCCCCGGGCATGAACGATCAGGATCATGCCTATTGCGCATCGGATGGCGCGGGTGGCAGCTATGTGGTTTGGTCGGGTTCCGACGCGGCGTTCCTGATTGATGTGTACATGATGCGCATGAACGACAATTGCGAACCGCTGTGGCAAGCCCCGGTACGGTTGAGTACGGCGGACGCCGACGATATCGTCGAGGGCGTGGTAACGAGTTCCGGTGGCTGCTGCATCGTGGTCTGGACCTCCGGTGGATTCGGGCAGCTCAACGTCTCGGCCGCCCGCGTTTGTCAAGACGGCAGCGTGTCCTGGAATCGGGAAATCTGCTCGGCGAACGGTTCGCAATACGAGCCGACCTTGTTTGCGGATGAGGAAGGCGGCGCCTATTTCGCGTGGTCGGATGCGCGCACCTTTGACATGGGCAAGGACATCTACGCGCAGCACGTGAACGCCGCGGGCGCTGACAGTTGGACCGCCAACGGGATTGTCGTGGCCACGATTGTGAACGACCAGAAGGAACCGACGATCGACATCGACTCCCAGCGCAATCTGTTTGTGGTCTGGGAAGACTACCGGACCGGCGACGTGCTCAATCTCGATCTGTATGGTCAGAAGATCACCCCGGCCGGGCAGCGGCTGTGGCCGACGGACGGCAAGCGGATCGCGGTCATTCGTGGCGACCAAACTGAAGCTCAGTTGGAGACCGAATGGAACGACGGCCTGTACGTATTCTGGACGGATTATCGTGGCCTGTATCAGGACGTGTACGCCACGCACCTCGATCATGACGGCAATCTCACGACGGACTACTGGCAAGCGGACAGCGGGCGCGTGATCTGTGATTTCTACCAGGGGCAATTGAGTCCGACCACCAGTGACGACGGTCACGGCGGCATTCTGGCGTTTTGGCAGGACTTGCGCGCGTCGGGCAAGGAACCGTTGATCAATATCTGGGGCCAGTGGGTCAACGACTGCACGGTCGGTGTTACCGAGGTGCGGGGCCAGCCGGTTCCGGCGGTGTACACATTGGAACAGAACTACCCGAATCCGTTCAATCCGACGACAAGTATTCGCTTCTCAGTACCTCAGACCGAGCGGGTTGAGTTGACGGTCTTTAATCTGCAGGGGCAGCAGGTCTCGACCCTGGTCGATGAGGTGATGACCGCGGGCGTGTATGACGTGCAGTTCGGCTCCTCGCGGCTGGCGTCGGGAATCTACTTCTACCGGCTGCACACACCTACGTTCGAGAGCGTCAAGAAGATGACGCTGTTGAAATAA
- a CDS encoding T9SS type A sorting domain-containing protein, giving the protein MRGQNYIIFVLALLSISAAGWAQCLDDRYHTLEELYAFVFELQAQHPDWVKVDSIGHSRGDMDGRQWPIYAVKISNNVQVFEDEPVSLIIMHIHAEEVIGVETSIAYMQRLVTNQGRDLRMYTQMYFVPTMNPDGLAVISDCRDNTWRKNGYRPPQLGNRDCVVVPGVGSDSCGVDLNRNFEFNWIWGDTLWQPAANEPFDYYRGPGPFSEPEVQAIRDLALQIRPTTSIVYHSSRSGAVAERSIIAWQWGVDPGPYKFPPDCTALGQWNRRYVEQTLAYPGNDHFTFVWGGTHNGCLQDWFYWRIGTFQALTESSPSDGDIQPDSVRLEATISAMMPSLDWMNRRMMNFDHDQPAPLAIHTRDASTLQPISAEWRIASTWTPVLAPRTTNEQYGRMTILPPAGPITIIARKDGYADATASTTIQPGGDVQYVTLDLQPLPHHNLTLRLVDAAGAGTAGTGFLDGKFPRWLNIPADGLTVNLAEGEYSLRARADLEGTVVAWRDFVLGGDRTFEIALPASQTVFTENFDAGTSGWTSGGDGNEWRAELDTTSMNFGTCLHTNREGYRTTYAPNANSWIHTDQSIPLAGGNIAYLEFYRRGRLDVPADSFFVEVSTDGGTWERAAGFCDMELDWTRTYVNLSRWIPNPVQLRFRLQADHALGELGMHVDNIRVYTATDSDAPIPPAFVPYRWQIKNVYPNPFNPSTTITYELGGPGRAEIVIFNLLGEEVRRFDIMRAMAGVGEVKWDGANSSGLGVPSGIYFARLTSGGHLATHKLLLIR; this is encoded by the coding sequence ATGCGTGGTCAGAACTACATAATTTTTGTGTTGGCCTTGCTGAGCATCAGCGCGGCCGGTTGGGCGCAGTGCCTCGACGATCGCTATCACACGCTGGAGGAACTCTACGCGTTTGTGTTTGAGCTGCAGGCCCAGCATCCCGACTGGGTAAAGGTGGACTCGATCGGCCATTCCCGCGGTGACATGGACGGCCGGCAGTGGCCGATCTATGCGGTGAAGATCTCGAACAACGTGCAGGTATTTGAAGACGAGCCGGTCTCGCTCATCATCATGCACATTCACGCGGAGGAGGTCATCGGGGTTGAGACGAGTATCGCCTACATGCAGCGGTTGGTGACCAATCAGGGGCGCGACTTGCGCATGTACACCCAGATGTACTTCGTGCCGACGATGAACCCGGACGGGCTGGCTGTGATCTCCGACTGCCGGGATAATACGTGGCGCAAGAATGGTTATCGTCCGCCGCAGCTCGGCAACCGCGATTGTGTGGTGGTCCCGGGCGTCGGCTCGGATTCGTGCGGCGTGGACTTGAATCGCAACTTCGAGTTCAACTGGATTTGGGGTGACACGCTGTGGCAGCCCGCGGCGAATGAGCCGTTTGATTATTATCGCGGGCCCGGTCCGTTTTCGGAACCGGAGGTGCAAGCGATCCGCGATCTTGCGTTGCAGATTCGGCCGACGACCTCCATCGTGTATCATTCGTCGCGATCGGGAGCCGTGGCCGAGCGCAGTATCATCGCCTGGCAATGGGGTGTCGATCCCGGTCCCTACAAATTTCCGCCGGACTGCACGGCGCTGGGACAGTGGAACCGACGCTATGTCGAGCAGACGTTAGCCTATCCGGGCAACGACCACTTCACCTTTGTCTGGGGTGGCACGCACAACGGCTGTTTGCAGGACTGGTTCTATTGGAGAATCGGGACGTTTCAGGCGCTGACCGAATCCAGCCCGAGCGACGGCGACATTCAGCCGGATTCCGTTCGCCTGGAGGCGACCATTTCGGCGATGATGCCATCGTTGGACTGGATGAACCGGCGCATGATGAACTTCGATCATGATCAGCCTGCGCCCTTGGCGATCCATACGCGCGATGCCTCGACACTTCAGCCCATTTCGGCGGAGTGGCGAATTGCGAGTACGTGGACGCCGGTTCTGGCACCGCGCACGACCAACGAGCAATATGGCCGCATGACGATCCTCCCGCCCGCCGGGCCGATCACAATCATCGCGCGGAAGGACGGCTATGCCGACGCGACGGCCTCGACGACGATTCAGCCGGGTGGCGACGTGCAGTATGTCACGCTGGATCTGCAACCGTTACCGCATCACAATCTCACCCTCCGCCTGGTGGACGCCGCGGGCGCGGGCACAGCGGGGACGGGCTTTCTGGACGGCAAGTTCCCGCGCTGGCTCAACATTCCCGCGGACGGACTGACCGTGAATCTCGCGGAGGGCGAGTACAGTTTGCGCGCGCGGGCCGATCTGGAGGGAACGGTGGTTGCCTGGCGCGACTTTGTACTGGGCGGTGACCGTACGTTTGAGATCGCGCTCCCCGCATCGCAAACGGTCTTCACGGAGAACTTCGACGCGGGGACCTCCGGTTGGACCAGCGGCGGTGACGGCAATGAGTGGAGGGCCGAGCTTGACACGACGTCGATGAACTTCGGGACCTGTTTGCACACCAATCGCGAGGGTTACCGAACGACGTACGCGCCGAACGCGAACTCGTGGATTCACACGGATCAGTCCATTCCGTTGGCGGGGGGCAACATTGCCTATCTCGAGTTCTATCGGCGCGGTCGGCTGGACGTGCCCGCGGATAGCTTTTTCGTCGAGGTTTCGACGGATGGCGGAACGTGGGAACGCGCGGCGGGATTCTGTGACATGGAATTGGACTGGACGCGCACGTATGTAAATCTCAGCCGTTGGATTCCCAATCCTGTGCAGTTGCGGTTCCGCCTACAGGCCGACCATGCGCTGGGCGAGTTGGGCATGCACGTTGACAACATTCGAGTGTACACGGCTACGGATAGTGACGCGCCGATTCCGCCTGCCTTTGTCCCTTATCGATGGCAGATCAAGAATGTCTATCCGAATCCGTTCAATCCGTCCACGACGATCACGTATGAGTTGGGCGGTCCCGGTCGTGCCGAAATCGTGATCTTCAATCTACTCGGCGAAGAAGTCCGGCGATTTGACATCATGCGGGCAATGGCCGGGGTCGGTGAGGTCAAGTGGGACGGCGCCAATAGCAGTGGGCTTGGGGTTCCCTCCGGGATCTACTTTGCGCGGTTGACCTCTGGCGGTCATCTCGCGACGCACAAGTTGCTGTTGATCAGATAA